A genomic stretch from Porphyromonadaceae bacterium W3.11 includes:
- a CDS encoding IS256 family transposase produces the protein MQFKEILSNLMTEPNGVGRLMELIIEIAMQGERELYKEDSGDVSNGYRSRRIFASGNMLELRVPRTRQQGFMPLILGVLKDQEKEMGELAGYLYSCGNTMEDISGVFERLYGKRYSTSQINRLSLSTQEAVEEWRQRRLPRTLEALVIDATYLPVRRGESVSKEAFFVVMSLDSEGRRDIVGVYNNPTEGSGIWGEFFEDLKSRGLEEVGLIISDGLNNIEEVAREHFTEVEVQLCTVHLQREITRKIRPRDKSAIASDLQEVFSKDGSRSSPLDGLESFKNFAFRWRKSYPFLTKIANGQRIEYYFTYLKYDVSVRKYIHSTNWIERFNRQVKKGARYKCALPSVESALHLIGSIAINANYLKKRIGDLTLGLRKNNEK, from the coding sequence ATGCAATTTAAGGAAATTCTATCAAACTTGATGACAGAGCCAAATGGAGTTGGCCGTTTAATGGAGTTAATCATCGAAATAGCGATGCAAGGGGAGAGGGAACTGTATAAAGAAGATAGTGGCGATGTGAGCAATGGATACCGCTCCCGTCGCATCTTTGCGAGTGGTAATATGCTAGAATTACGAGTACCCCGAACTCGACAGCAGGGCTTCATGCCCTTGATTTTAGGCGTTCTCAAAGATCAAGAGAAAGAGATGGGAGAACTAGCAGGTTATCTATATAGCTGCGGTAATACGATGGAGGATATCTCTGGAGTATTCGAGCGTTTGTATGGTAAACGTTATAGTACGAGTCAAATCAATCGTCTCTCCTTATCGACCCAAGAAGCAGTAGAAGAGTGGCGTCAAAGACGTCTACCGAGGACTTTAGAGGCACTTGTTATCGATGCTACATATCTTCCTGTACGGAGAGGAGAAAGTGTGAGCAAGGAGGCATTTTTTGTAGTGATGAGTTTAGATAGCGAAGGACGTCGAGACATCGTGGGTGTCTATAATAATCCAACAGAGGGAAGCGGCATCTGGGGCGAGTTTTTTGAGGATCTAAAAAGCCGAGGACTCGAAGAGGTAGGACTAATCATTTCAGACGGGTTGAATAACATTGAAGAGGTTGCACGTGAGCACTTTACAGAAGTGGAAGTCCAGCTCTGCACGGTGCATCTACAGCGAGAAATAACTCGAAAGATACGCCCTCGAGATAAGTCAGCCATCGCAAGTGATCTACAGGAGGTCTTTAGTAAAGACGGCTCAAGAAGCTCACCTTTAGATGGCCTAGAGAGCTTTAAAAACTTTGCGTTCAGATGGCGTAAGAGCTATCCTTTTCTCACAAAAATAGCTAACGGTCAGAGGATAGAGTATTACTTCACATACCTAAAATACGACGTCAGTGTTCGCAAGTACATTCATAGTACTAACTGGATAGAACGCTTCAATAGACAGGTAAAGAAAGGGGCTCGATATAAATGTGCATTACCTAGCGTAGAATCCGCTCTACACTTGATAGGTAGTATTGCAATCAATGCAAACTATCTGAAGAAAAGAATAGGAGATCTAACTCTTGGACTTAGGAAGAACAATGAAAAGTAA